The following nucleotide sequence is from Halodesulfovibrio sp. MK-HDV.
CCGAGATTGCATAGCGAGTAATCACTAATGCAATAGGCTGAGGTTGTCAGTCTCTGTCAATCTTTAAGAGACCTGTAGTAATACGGGTCTCTTTCTATTTTATGCGTATAAAAAAAGCTCCTGCTACAATGTCAGGAGCTTTTTTTGCATTTTACTACATAGAACTTTTGTTTTGCTACATAGAGCTTTCAATGATGCCGCCACCAAGAACAGTGAGGTCCTCATCATAGACACAGCAAACTTGTCCGCTTGCTGGAGGCGATTGAGGTTCTTGGTAGGTAATGACTAGCATGCTACCTTGTTCACTGATGGATACAGGAATAGGCTGCTGCCGGTAGCGAGTGCGAACAAGAAGTTCTTTGCCCCAGAGTTCCTTAGCAACAAGAAAGTTCATGTTGCTTACGATGCAACCCGTGGAAAGCAATTCAGCTTTCGGGCCCACAATCAGTATGTTCTTTTTCAAATCTTTGCGGATAACATACAATGGTTCTTTCCACGCAATGCCAAGCCCTTTACGTTGCCCCTCAGTATGTTGCCACAGCCCGTTGTGTTTACCAACGACTGTGCCGTCAGCAAGTTCCATATTACCGCCGGTGCCGAGTTTTGCACCTCTATTAATCAGGAATGCACGGTAATCATCGTTCGGGACAAAACAAATTTCCTGACTTTCACTCGGATATGCAGGAGCAATCCCACGTGCAGCTAAGTCGGCCTTAATGTCTTCTTTCTTCATTTTACCGAGCGGGAAAAGAGCCTTTTCCAATTGGTGCTTCGGCACAAGAGACAAAAAGTAGCTCTGGTCTTTTTTTACATCAAGGCCACGTGAAAGCGTACGCCCGTAAACTGGATGATCTTCCAGAACAGCATAATGCCCAGTAGCAATTTGGTCTGCTCCAAGCTTTTCTGCTTCACGCAACAGCGCGCCGAATTTCATGCTTGCATTGCATAATGCACATGGATTCGGAGTACGACCGTGTACGTATTCATCCATGAAAGGGTCAACAACACACCGTTCGAAC
It contains:
- the mnmA gene encoding tRNA 2-thiouridine(34) synthase MnmA; translated protein: MTIAIAVSGGTDSLYALLTLKEQGHDIFALHAHFLAPCKEREDAIDAMCAALDIPFYAVDLHEEFERCVVDPFMDEYVHGRTPNPCALCNASMKFGALLREAEKLGADQIATGHYAVLEDHPVYGRTLSRGLDVKKDQSYFLSLVPKHQLEKALFPLGKMKKEDIKADLAARGIAPAYPSESQEICFVPNDDYRAFLINRGAKLGTGGNMELADGTVVGKHNGLWQHTEGQRKGLGIAWKEPLYVIRKDLKKNILIVGPKAELLSTGCIVSNMNFLVAKELWGKELLVRTRYRQQPIPVSISEQGSMLVITYQEPQSPPASGQVCCVYDEDLTVLGGGIIESSM